The DNA sequence CGACGCCCAGTGGGTCTGACCCGGCAACGGAACAGTTCGCGTACTGCTGTGACTGGTCCGTCTGCTTGACTGGTCCGGTCACGTAGCGCTGTCCAACCCACTGCAGCCGTCTGCGGGCACCACAGAAGGTGGCGTCATGAATGCCAGATGCATCCTGCTGCGTCACATCCTGGGCCGCATCTGGCAGTCCGGCCCGCGGCCGTTGAACCAGCCCCAGTCGTGCGAGACGATGCCGGCATGAGCGGCTCGGTCGGGGAGTCGCCAGCGGACTTCGCGCAGGCAGCGCGGGAGCTGGCACAAGCACGCGGCGTCGTTCCCACCTTGCGCGCCGTCGTCGACAACGCCGTGTCCATGCTGAACTGCGACTGGGCGGCCGTGGCAGCGACCGAGCACCTGGGCACCCACCCGGCGAAGTTCTCCGCCACGAACAACGACACCATCGCCGAGGTCGTCGCAGCCGTGGCCGCCGACGCTCGTGACAGTCCCGGCATCAGCGCGTACCGGACCGGCCGCGTCGTCGTCTGCAACGACCTCACCACCGACGCCCGGTTCGGGCAGTACGCGGCCGAACTGACCGCCCGGACCCCGATTCGCTCCGTCCTGTCCGT is a window from the Phycicoccus sp. M110.8 genome containing:
- a CDS encoding GAF and ANTAR domain-containing protein → MSGSVGESPADFAQAARELAQARGVVPTLRAVVDNAVSMLNCDWAAVAATEHLGTHPAKFSATNNDTIAEVVAAVAADARDSPGISAYRTGRVVVCNDLTTDARFGQYAAELTARTPIRSVLSVPLRMNDTSLGVLSCYARRPGAFNDTAVADAGVLAVHAVVAVAAAQDELRADNLEIGLLSARTTGTAVGILMERYKLTSQDAFTLLSKSSQNLNRPLAMLAAELVETGTFVGLGGLTP